CCGAATTACCCATGTGTTTAAACGGCAAGTTATCGTGGTTATCCGAGGTCTTATTATCGGCACAGGCGTAGTGCATTTTTAAGAAATCCAGAAAACTTAACGGATTGGTGGTTCTGCCTTTATGCTCCTGGTAGTGGTGCAGCAGCGTCGTAATTTTGGAAAGCTCATGAAAATCAGAGTTAGGCAGCAAAGAGCCTAAAAATATATAAATCGCAAAGAAGTATATTCTGAATTTCAAATTTTCTTGCTTTTAAGGAACAAAGTTAGAAAAAATGCAAATGGCATCCAATCTAATTCTACTTTTTGTGCTTTAACCAGACAATTACCCCGCATAAATGGCGGCAAAAAGTAGAAATAGGAACACAAAAGTAAGGAGCGGTAAAAAGTAAAAAATTTAAAAATTTGCGGATAATCAAACCTTTCGGCCCAGATACCGGAAAGCTTTTAGAATAATTTTTACATCAGACCGCACGCTGTATTTTTGGGCGTATAACACATCCATTTGCCGGATAGTCTGCTCATCGAAACGGTTAGGAGCAAATTGATCCAAGGGGGTTAAAACAGCTTTATGTTTGCGGTAATGTTGGTCCAGGGTATGGTGCAAGCCCACCCAACTACATTGCCTACTGAGCACTAACCAGCAGTTCCAGAAAAAACCGGCTTTACGCTGTACCAGCCAAATCAACGCCGGCGATAAAACCAGGAACGTTAAAGCCAGTAAAAAATCCAGTAAGGCTTTATATCGTACTTGTTCTTTCCGAAACAACTTCAACTCTAAAGGCAAAGCGTAATAATCCGTAATCGGGTAATGTGCCTTATTGATCGGTAGGTTTTCGCTGTCTTCCGGTAAAATACGATACTGTACCGCGTTATTATTAATGGCTACCATCCACTCATAAATTTGAGAAACCGTTAAATCTTTAGCGCAGAAAATAATTTCGTTTAGTTTTTGAACCTGAATAATATCGTTTAATTGCGAGAGTTCGCCCAAATACTCTTTAGCGGCACGCTTCTCTCCGCTCGGACTAACAAAACCCACCATTTTAAAGTCGTTATTTGCTTGCTTCAGCAACTGCAGTACCGATTTGCTTTCCGGCTCGCTCCCAACCACCGCAACGCGCTTACGGGGTTGAAAGCCTAATTTTAAATTTTTGTATTGTCCGTATTGATAAACCAGGCGCTTGCCCAAAAGAGCCAGGATGGCCCAACTGCCGCCAGCCAGAATAAATGTATCAGAAAGATTAGCCTCTGGCCAGAAACTACCCAGCGCGGCCACCAGAATAGTACCGAAGAAGATACCCCGGAAAAACCTGGCCAGCTTAAAAGGCTTTTCGTAGCCGCCGTTAAAATAAATAGCGCTAATCCACAAAAAAACAGCAACCGGCACAACAAGTATGACAAAATACTCCGGAAACACAGTTTTTAAACGCTGTTCAAAAATTATTTTTAAACCCACTAAACCCGCAAAAAGCAAAGCCGCATCGTCCAGAAATGGTAGAAGCGGATTTACCAAACGCCCCAAAACTGAAACTCCAGCCCGCAAAACAATGGCCAGCTGAATAAAGAAAGAATAATAAGAAGCTGAGCGGCCCGAAAAATGCTTGCGGTAAAAAATAGCCATGGCGTTGTAAAAAACATACACGTAATTAAGGCTGCCGTGGCGGGTGCTTTTGCCTTTATAATGAATAATGCGGGTTTCGGGAAAGTAAAAATTTTTAAATCCAGCCTGCCGGATGCGGTACGACAGGTCAATATCTTCGCCGTACATAAAAAAGGCTTCGTCGAGGAGGCCTACTTGCGTGAGCACCGAGCACCGCAGAAACATAAACGCTCCGGCCAGCACTTCTACTTCCTGGGATTTATTTTTGTCGAGGTGCCCCAGGTAATACCGGGCAAATTTTTCGGATTGTGGGAACAGGCTGGTTAAACCGGTAAGCTTATAAAAGCCCACCCAAGGCGTAGGTAAGCCTCTTTTGGATTCCGGCAAATAGTGACCAGTCCCATTCAGCATTTTTACACCCAAACCGCCGGCTTCGGGGTGTTGGTCCATAAAATTGCAGCATTTTAAAAAAGTATCTTCTTCTACTACTGTGTCGGGGTTGAGCAGCAAAACGTATTCGCCGGTGGCCTGCCGTAGGGCCTGGTTATTCGCTTTGGCAAAACCCAGGTTTTGATTGTTTACGATTAAGGTAACTTCGGGGAAACGCTGCCTTACCCGAGCCACAGAATTATCGCCGGAGCTATTATCTACTACAAAAACTTCAGCGGGCGCATTTAATTTAGTAATGGCCTTCCGGACGGAAAGCAGGGCTTGTTCCAGGTAATAACAAACGTTGTAACTAACAATTATAACAGACAGTTTTTTCAAACAGGCGGCGTAGTAGTTTCTGCAAATATCTATAATTTACGATAACTCGTGCTTAAAACCCGGAAAATTTAGTGGATTGGTTATTATAGCCGCGCCAGAAAGTACGCCGGATACTTTATACCAGTACAATAATGCAGCATTTAAGCCCCTACAGTAAAATACGATACGTAACCTGCCAACCTTTTTGCCGGAAATAATTAATTTTTAAAAATAAGTTTTTACATAGCAGTAAAGGTGAGTACCTGCACGTTCACCTGATTCTCTAAAGATTCCGTTGCCGATAAAACCAGCTTTGATTTCGTTATCTCCACAATTTTAGCACTTTCGGGCGTGTTGCCGCTTTGCATCGTTAAAAAATTATCCGGATTAATGCTCCAGGTGCCTTGGCTGTATACCTGCGGATCAGCGGAATCGCATTTAGTGGCGCCTTCGCTTACCTCAAACGTATTATTTTTAAAAAACCGGTAAATATCATCGGCATTACAATCGTCGTAAAACGCAAATTCATCTTTTACCGGCTGGTTATTTACTTGCGACGTATAGGCGGTTAGCACCCAATTTTTGTCCACCAGCAATTCGTCGCTGGTTTGGGCAACTGCATGATGCTCCTCTTTATCACAACCCGCAAAAGCTATCGGAACAAAAAACAGGAAAAGAAGCAATTTTTCAAGTATCATCATCTGGCTTTGAAACAAAGCGCTTTTTCATCAAATACCCCAAAGCCCCGGAATGTTACCTTAAAAATTTAAAAAGACTGCTAAACAACTGCATATCAAAACAAATTAAAATTTTGGCAGGAAGAAAACTAGTTCAGGTTTGTTTACTTACAATTCTGAAGTTACTGATTTTATACCGAATAGTGCAAAGCTTACTCCATATGTAAGAGTAACCCAAGATTTTACTACCATTATTTTACATGAAATAACTACTATCCGATTTAGAATTAGCAGCTCAAAAAAAAAGCTACTGCAGGTAAAACAGTAGCTTTATAAAATTTAAAAAGTAAACGTTTAAACTTTATTGTAACTGGTGCGTTCCACAATGCTGCGCCCCAGGGTAATTTCGTCGGTGTACTCCAGTTCGCCACCTACGGGAACGCCGCGGGCAATAGTGGTTATTTTTACACCAAACTCGCGCAATTTGCGGGTAATGTAAAACGAAGTGGTATCGCCTTCCATGGTGGGGCTAATCGCCAGAATTACTTCTTTTACCTCCGATCCGGGAATGCGCTCCAGTAAAGAGGTAATATTTAAATCCGAAGGCCCAATGCCTTCGATGGGCGAAATAACGCCGCCCAACACGTGGTACAAGCCTTTGTACTGGCCCGTATTTTCGATGGCAATTACATCGCGAATGTCGCTCACTACGCACAAGGCCGCCTGGTCGCGGAGCGGATTGGCACAGATACTGCAAATTTCGGTATCCGAAATGTTGTGGCACTGGTTACAATACGTAATATCCTGGCGCATTTTGGTGAGCGCCTCGGCCAAATCGGTAGTGTCTTCGGTTTCAGCTTTGAGTAAGTGCAATACCAGGCGTAAAGCGGTTTTGCGGCCAATACCCGGCAATTTGGCTAATTCATCAACGGCACTTTGAATTAATTTAGAAGGAAACTCCATTCAGAAATTTAGGGTTAAACAATATCGGCAGAAATGCCCCGGTCGTGAATGGCAAGGCACATACCTTCTAACTCTTCAAAAGTTCCTACTTTTACAGTGCATTTCCCTTTGTAATGAATCAGATAAGTACATTGTTCGGCCTGTTCCTGCGAATGGTTACAAACCTGAATAAGCGTTTCTATTACGTGCTCAAAGGTGTTTACATCGTCGTTATAAACAACTAAATTGCGTAGGTCAATATGCTCTTCAAGCAACAGTACGTCTTCGTCGGTTAATATTTCAGTGGCTGTACGCATAATACAAATTTACGAAATTTAGCTTATAATTAGTAGCCAACCGGCTGATATCATGATGAAACTTTGGCTTACAATCTGTTATATACCTTGGTTTTACCATTTTGGATTTCGAAAAATTTAAAAAATTATGCCCAGCTTAAAGTTAATACCAAGAACTTTTCCGGACCGGGTTAATGTATGATATATAATACCTTTGTATAACAATAAAAGCACCTGTACAATTCCGGGTTAACCGGATTTAAACTGTTTACCTGCATGCCTGCGCCTTCTGTTGAATTTAAAAAAGCGGTAAAATATTTATCGGAAAAAGAAAAAGAAACCTTATTGCTCCGGGCTGTTCGCCGCGATGCCGAGTTTTACGATATGCTGGCTTTTGAGCTACTTGAAGAAGTAACCCTGGAACATTTAATCGAAGAAACTACCGAAAAAATTCACG
The sequence above is a segment of the Adhaeribacter swui genome. Coding sequences within it:
- the recR gene encoding recombination mediator RecR gives rise to the protein MEFPSKLIQSAVDELAKLPGIGRKTALRLVLHLLKAETEDTTDLAEALTKMRQDITYCNQCHNISDTEICSICANPLRDQAALCVVSDIRDVIAIENTGQYKGLYHVLGGVISPIEGIGPSDLNITSLLERIPGSEVKEVILAISPTMEGDTTSFYITRKLREFGVKITTIARGVPVGGELEYTDEITLGRSIVERTSYNKV
- a CDS encoding glycosyltransferase family 2 protein, whose product is MKKLSVIIVSYNVCYYLEQALLSVRKAITKLNAPAEVFVVDNSSGDNSVARVRQRFPEVTLIVNNQNLGFAKANNQALRQATGEYVLLLNPDTVVEEDTFLKCCNFMDQHPEAGGLGVKMLNGTGHYLPESKRGLPTPWVGFYKLTGLTSLFPQSEKFARYYLGHLDKNKSQEVEVLAGAFMFLRCSVLTQVGLLDEAFFMYGEDIDLSYRIRQAGFKNFYFPETRIIHYKGKSTRHGSLNYVYVFYNAMAIFYRKHFSGRSASYYSFFIQLAIVLRAGVSVLGRLVNPLLPFLDDAALLFAGLVGLKIIFEQRLKTVFPEYFVILVVPVAVFLWISAIYFNGGYEKPFKLARFFRGIFFGTILVAALGSFWPEANLSDTFILAGGSWAILALLGKRLVYQYGQYKNLKLGFQPRKRVAVVGSEPESKSVLQLLKQANNDFKMVGFVSPSGEKRAAKEYLGELSQLNDIIQVQKLNEIIFCAKDLTVSQIYEWMVAINNNAVQYRILPEDSENLPINKAHYPITDYYALPLELKLFRKEQVRYKALLDFLLALTFLVLSPALIWLVQRKAGFFWNCWLVLSRQCSWVGLHHTLDQHYRKHKAVLTPLDQFAPNRFDEQTIRQMDVLYAQKYSVRSDVKIILKAFRYLGRKV
- a CDS encoding lipocalin-like domain-containing protein, with protein sequence MMILEKLLLFLFFVPIAFAGCDKEEHHAVAQTSDELLVDKNWVLTAYTSQVNNQPVKDEFAFYDDCNADDIYRFFKNNTFEVSEGATKCDSADPQVYSQGTWSINPDNFLTMQSGNTPESAKIVEITKSKLVLSATESLENQVNVQVLTFTAM
- a CDS encoding ATP-dependent Clp protease adaptor ClpS; this encodes MRTATEILTDEDVLLLEEHIDLRNLVVYNDDVNTFEHVIETLIQVCNHSQEQAEQCTYLIHYKGKCTVKVGTFEELEGMCLAIHDRGISADIV